One stretch of Spiroplasma mirum ATCC 29335 DNA includes these proteins:
- the cas2 gene encoding CRISPR-associated endonuclease Cas2, whose product MYFYDLPNTAKMDTKNYTKFHKFLIKNGYYMIQYSIYCKLCLNYDEVNNNNNNNMINLHKPPKGNVRILIVTEKQYESIIPQFELWILIYMKILPQ is encoded by the coding sequence TTGTATTTTTATGACTTACCTAATACGGCAAAAATGGATACTAAGAATTATACTAAATTTCATAAATTTTTAATTAAAAACGGTTATTATATGATTCAGTATTCTATTTATTGTAAGTTATGTTTAAATTATGATGAAGTTAATAATAATAATAATAATAATATGATTAATTTACATAAGCCGCCAAAAGGTAATGTAAGAATTTTAATAGTTACAGAAAAGCAATATGAATCAATAATACCACAGTTCGAATTATGAATTTTAATTTATATGAAGATTTTACCTCAGTAA